In a genomic window of Tripterygium wilfordii isolate XIE 37 chromosome 8, ASM1340144v1, whole genome shotgun sequence:
- the LOC120003762 gene encoding uncharacterized protein LOC120003762 yields MASLTPGVLLKLLQGIDSNVKVRGEYRSVLLQVISIVPALSGSELWPNQGFFIKVSDSSHSTYVSLLKEDNELILNNKLQLGQFFYVDRVEAGTPVPILVGVRPVPGRNPFVGNPKDLMQMLVPSEGPVSVDQKPRELVEMKEETPRQRIVIKEEKAVVASRYMQGVLNSNSKASGANSGGENDNCGKNIAPVKAKQQEPKVQAHSTIPPRNRPNTVSSREESPASYTKESSVLPRSISARRHSNRPENMDSKFLESKVDKDFSSEATLWTSLPANLLKPGKVMLRRRHLASLVAAEAQKEALTAATLVKCLSTFADLCSSASPENPHTSLAKFFTLQQLIDKPNETTPLKDKSLQLSTHIAVSETDKQTKKAGLIPGRSTVKASKPFIELSGTEKLEWAKGDGAKEVKELRDNLINETRIWFLRFLEEALDAGFRVNTQEIKGKDNAKRRMEPENHIAVILSQLKHANQWLDKVRSNLSSENSGLIEAVDRLKQKVYTCLLSHVDSAASALENRSDHS; encoded by the exons ATGGCATCTCTAACACCAGGTGTTCTACTAAAGCTTCTCCAAGGCATAGATTCAAATGTTAAAGTTCGTGGAGAATATCGTTCTGTCCTTCTACAAGTTATCAGCATTGTGCCTGCTCTTTCTGGGTCTGAACTGTGGCCTAATCAAGGTTTTTTCATCAAAGTATCTGATTCCTCTCATTCAACATATGTTTCACTTTTAAAGGAAGACAATGAGCTTATCTTGAACAATAAGTTACAACTAGGCCAGTTCTTCTATGTCGATAGAGTCGAAGCTGGAACTCCAGTTCCTATCCTGGTGGGTGTTAGACCGGTCCCAGGACGAAATCCTTTCGTAGGGAATCCCAAGGACTTGATGCAAATGTTGGTTCCATCCGAAGGCCCTGTGTCAGTTGATCAAAAGCCAAGGGAATTAGTGGAAATGAAAGAGGAAACCCCAAGACAAAGGATTGTTATCAAAGAAGAAAAGGCGGTTGTTGCATCCCGGTATATGCAAGGTGTTTTGAACTCAAACTCAAAGGCCAGTGGAGCAAATTCTGGTGGGGAGAATGATAATTGTGGTAAGAATATTGCACCGGTGAAAGCAAAGCAGCAGGAGCCCAAAGTTCAG GCACACTCTACGATTCCTCCGCGCAATCGTCCTAATACTGTTTCATCAAGGGAAGAGTCTCCTGCATCTTACACCAAAGAGAGTTCAGTGCTTCCTAGGAGCATATCTGCAAGACGACACTCCAATAGACCGGAAAACATGGATTCCAAATTCTTGGAAAGCAAAGTAGATAAAGACTTTTCGTCTGAGGCAACATTATGGACTTCTCTGCCTGCTAACCTCCTGAAGCCTGGAAAG GTAATGCTTAGGAGAAGACATCTTGCTTCTCTGGTTGCAGCAGAAGCTCAAAAGGAAGCTTTGACAGCTGCAACCCTTGTCAAGTGTCTTAG TACGTTTGCAGATTTATGCTCCTCTGCCTCTCCGGAGAACCCCCACACCTCTCTGGCCAAGTTCTTCACACTTCAACAGCTGATCGACAAACCCAATGAAACAACTCCATTAAAGGATAAATCACTCCAGTTATCCACTCACATCGCTGTTTCAGAGACGGACAAGCAAACCAAAAAGGCTGGCCTCATTCCAGGTAGAAGTACAGTGAAGGCTTCCAAACCCTTTATAGAATTAAGTGGAACCGAGAAGCTAGAATGGGCAAAGGGGGATGGTGCAAAAGAGGTGAAAGAACTGAGAGACAATCTCATCAATGAAACTAGAATATGGTTTTTGAGATTCTTGGAGGAAGCACTGGATGCCGGGTTTCGTGTTAATACACAGGAAATTAAAGGTAAGGACAATGCTAAGCGACGAATGGAACCAGAGAATCATATTGCTGTCATATTGTCTCAGTTAAAGCATGCAAATCAATGGTTGGACAAAGTTAGGAGCAATTTAAGCTCAGAGAACAGTGGACTAATTGAGGCTGTTGATCGGCTAAAGCAAAAGGTCTATACTTGCCTCCTATCTCATGTAGATTCTGCTGCATCGGCCCTGGAGAACCGGTCTGATCATAGTTAA
- the LOC120003860 gene encoding uncharacterized protein LOC120003860 — protein MRSNMPLDYAEFQLSPKRERCELFVSSHGNTEKLASGLLKLFVTHLKVAEDQVVHAVQSIRLEVERHKNAETWFTKGTLERFVRFVSTPEVLEMVDAFDAEMSQLEAARKIYAQGTGDQTSGSLGGNGSRTTAEADATKKELLRAIDVRLAAVGQDLTAACARAAAVGFNPAAILDLKLFADEFGAHRLNEACNKFMSLCQRRPELVGPWKPGVDDQVVRSSWGSDMSIDEPTEDPNGSYHARTKQSPPQNKNQRQIIQDQEQPPNTTETQGDRNQSKSAICQPQPSSTQQQRTQSEKSSDERKEEPATDSPPSQSSQRARRLSVQDRINLFENKQKESSGSGGKPISVGKSTELRRLPSDVSSSSAGVEKAVLRRWSTASDMSIDLGNDKKENSSNIDSPMCLTPSSVPETQSTSVISSLNYDKKDQKELNYSAGLAKSGYGLKDQGDLLMQIGGVLGNKDEVGLEDKANWKDQVESQIQFRAFKGRAEQVGLVVQGLKEEKPKGSWGREESSGGLRERGETEGFNNQAGFQSQIGSFSGRIGNVASDGEPTNRLKDAETKAQPVGQSLHKGLQSHTQSLSGQFEGGIGVRDREAQHNETERDPLTSQPQWRSFTRETKEVTKKDMDSLAREAMITEDSRVQMMNFQKPMSVEAEHSKKLQGKRDAGGFVYGNMPVSAGGKFSENQEPHVTFCSPPLEQVQSVRQPKGNQELNDELKMKANELEKLFAEHKLRVPVDSSTASRRSKPADAQIEHVVGSHYRTSAEAAEVSPAHFPERNVLIEPINSSNNMEKFSTPSPIKMVDYQDCSDTLRQNFSELSFSDDSRGKFYKSYMQKRDAKLREEWSSRRTEKEARMKAMQDSLERSRAEMKTKFAGCADRQDSVSNARRRAEKLRSFNIRSSMIREQSPVDSNHSGDDEDPAEYSDHKIVGQARSFSETTSGDGASRNSQNKKHLPGRNLSITTPRTTAAPIPRSSGKTSNSNSARRRAQVENPLAQSVPNFSDFRKENTKPSPGISKIATRSQPRAYNRSKSTSEEIPLVMEEKPRRSQSLRKSSAGQVAFKDLPSLNSGGGVLASLKFDKEQTELNVYDKLPRNVESKPFLRKGNGIGSVAGASTAKLKASVASETLKDEDELDESPFEIADSLDMEKEEEEEDETIAGDDCTDTVNGKLRLSEDSERLDISESENDDSGRPLPHVDPASAAELPAAVPSTLHAAGSPHESPAESPTSWNSRVHHPFAYPHEMSDFDASVDSPIGSPASWNSHLLTQTEADVAPMRKKWGSAQRPFLVANSSHNQSRKDVTKGFKRLLRFGKKNRGTDSLADWISATTSEGDDDTEDGRDPANRSSDDVRKSRMAFSHGQPSDDGFNESDLFNGHVQALNSSIPTPPANFKLREEHMSGSSIKAPRSFFSLSSFRSKGSESKPR, from the exons ATGAGATCCAACATGCCTCTTGATTATGCTGAGTTCCAACTATCCCCAAAGCGTGAACG ATGTGAATTGTTTGTTTCAAGCCATGGAAACACAGAGAAGCTTGCTTCAGGATTGTTAAAGCTGTTTGTGACTCATTTAAAGGTTGCAGAAGATCAGGTTGTACATGCTGTTCAATCAATCAGGCTTGAAGTTGAAAGACATAAAAATGCGGAGACTTGGTTTACGAAAGGAACACTTGAGAG ATTTGTGCGGTTTGTTAGTACACCAGAGGTTCTGGAAATGGTCGATGCATTTGATGCAGAGATGTCTCAGTTGGAAGCAGCCCGGAAAATATACGCTCAG GGGACTGGTGATCAGACTTCTGGCAGTTTAG GTGGGAATGGATCAAGAACGACGGCAGAAGCTGATGCAACAAA GAAGGAACTTTTGAGGGCTATCGATGTACGGCTTGCTGCAGTAGGGCAAGATTTAACCGCTGCTTGTGCTCGAGCAGCAGCTGTGGGTTTCAATCCTGCTGCCATCTTAGACCTCAAACTCTTCGCAGACGAGTTCGGTGCCCATCGCTTAAA TGAAGCCTGCAACAAATTTATGTCACTGTGCCAAAGAAGACCAGAATTGGTTGGGCCATGGAAGCCAGGTGTTGATGATCAAGTGGTTCGATCATCCTGGGGATCTGACATGTCAATTGATGAGCCCACAGAAGACCCAAACGGGTCCTACCATGCCAGGACCAAGCAATCCCCACCTCAAAATAAAAACCAACGACAAATAATCCAAGACCAAGAGCAACCACCAAATACAACAGAAACTCAAGGCGACCGAAATCAATCAAAATCTGCCATTTGTCAACCACAACCATCTTCTACCCAACAACAACGTACCCAGAGCGAGAAAAGCTCTGACGAGAGAAAAGAAGAGCCTGCAACTGATTCCCCACCTAGTCAgtcgagtcaacgggcgaggcGACTCAGTGTCCAAGATAGGATCAACCTGTTTGAGAACAAGCAGAAGGAGAGCTCAGGCTCTGGTGGAAAACCCATCAGTGTGGGGAAATCTACAGAGCTAAGGAGGCTCCCTTCTGATGTGTCATCCTCATCTGCAGGTGTTGAGAAGGCTGTGTTGAGGCGATGGAGTACTGCTAGTGACATGAGCATTGATTTGGGCAATGACAAGAAGGAGAACAGCAGTAATATTGATAGCCCCATGTGCTTGACACCCTCTTCTGTTCCTGAAACACAAAGTACAAGTGTGATTTCAAGTTTGAATTATGATAAAAAGGACCAAAAGGAGTTGAATTATTCTGCTGGTTTGGCTAAAAGTGGTTATGGGTTAAAGGATCAAGGAGACTTGCTGATGCAAATTGGTGGGGTTTTAGGGAACAAGGACGAGGTTGGGTTGGAGGATAAAGCAAACTGGAAAGACCAAGTGGAGTCTCAGATCCAATTCAGAGCATTTAAAGGTAGGGCGGAGCAGGTTGGTCTGGTTGTTCAGGGGCTAAAGGAGGAGAAGCCAAAGGGTTCTTGGGGTAGGGAAGAGAGCAGTGGTGGCCTTAGGGAGCGGGGGGAAACTGAAGGGTTCAATAACCAGGCTGGTTTCCAATCCCAGATTGGTAGTTTTTCTGGCAGGATTGGAAATGTGGCATCTGATGGTGAACCTACAAATAGATTGAAGGATGCCGAGACTAAAGCTCAGCCTGTAGGTCAATCACTGCATAAGGGATTGCAGAGTCACACCCAATCTCTGTCAGGGCAGTTCGAAGGTGGTATAGGAGTAAGAGATAGAGAAGCTCAACATAACGAGACTGAGAGGGATCCTTTAACTTCTCAGCCACAGTGGAGATCATTTACTAGAGAAACCAAAGAAGTTACTAAGAAAGACATGGACAGCTTAGCTAGGGAAGCAATGATAACAGAAGATTCTAGAGTTCAGATGATGAACTTCCAGAAACCAATGTCAGTTGAGGCTGAACATAGTAAGAAGTTGCAAGGCAAGCGGGATGCAGGTGGCTTTGTCTATGGAAACATGCCAGTGTCTGCTGGTGGAAAGTTTTCTGAGAATCAAGAGCCCCATGTTACATTCTGCTCACCTCCATTGGAGCAAGTGCAGAGCGTAAGGCAGCCTAAGGGAAATCAGGAGCTTAATGATGAGCTGAAAATGAAGGCGAATGAGCTTGAAAAGCTTTTTGCAGAGCACAAGCTTCGGGTTCCTGTAGATAGTTCCACTGCTTCAAGAAGAAGCAAGCCTGCTGATGCGCAGATTGAACATGTAGTCGGTTCCCACTACAGAACATCAGCAGAAGCAGCAGAGGTATCTCCTGCACATTTTCCTGAAAGGAATGTGCTGATTGAGCCTATAAATAGTTCAAATAATATGGAAAAATTCAGTACTCCTTCACCAATAAAAATGGTAGATTACCAGGACTGCAGTGATACTTTGAGACAGAATTTCTCTGAGCTTAGTTTTTCAGATGACTCTAGAGGAAAATTCTATAAAAGTTATATGCAGAAAAGAGATGCTAAACTTAGGGAGGAATGGAGTTCTAGAAGGACAGAGAAGGAGGCCAGGATGAAGGCTATGCAAGATAGCCTTGAAAGAAGTAGGGCTGAGATGAAAACCAAATTTGCTGGGTGTGCAGACAGACAAGATTCAGTTTCCAATGCTCGTCGACGTGCAGAGAAACTCAGATCATTCAATATCCGGTCAAGTATGATTAGGGAGCAG TCACCAGTAGATTCAAATCACAGTGGAGACGATGAAGATCCTGCTGAATATTCAGATCATAAAATTGTTGGGCAGGCTAGATCATTCAGTGAGACAACTTCAGGGGATGGCGCTTCCAGAAACTCCCAAAATAAGAAACATCTTCCTGGTAGAAATCTTTCGATAACCACCCCTCGGACCACAGCAGCTCCAATTCCACGGTCATCAGGCAAAACCTCCAACTCCAATTCTGCGAGGCGAAGAGCACAGGTAGAAAATCCTCTTGCACAGTCAGTTCCCAACTTCTCTGATTTCAGGAAAGAAAACACGAAGCCCTCACCTGGAATTAGCAAAATAGCCACCCGCTCACAGCCAAGGGCCTATAACCGCAGCAAGAGTACTAGTGAAGAGATACCTCTCGTCATGGAAGAGAAGCCTCGTCGGTCCCAATCCTTGAGAAAGAGCTCCGCTGGTCAGGTAGCGTTCAAAGATTTGCCTTCCTTAAATTCTGGTGGTGGTGTTTTAGCATCTCTAAAGTTTGATAAAGAGCAGACGGAGCTGAATGTCTATGATAAGCTTCCAAGAAATGTGGAGTCAAAGCCCTTCCTTAGGAAGGGTAATGGCATAGGTTCTGTTGCTGGTGCTAGTACTGCCAAGCTGAAGGCTTCAGTTGCATCTGAGACTttaaaagatgaagatgaactTGATGAATCACCCTTTGAAATAGCTGATTCCTTGGATATggagaaagaggaagaagaggaggatgaaACAATAGCAGGGGATGATTGTACTGATACGGTTAATGGAAAACTAAGACTGAGTGAGGATTCGGAGAGACTGGATATCTCTGAATCTGAAAATGATGATTCCGGAAGACCTCTTCCTCATGTTGACCCTGCATCTGCTGCTGAATTGCCTGCTGCTGTGCCATCAACATTGCACGCTGCAGGGTCTCCGCATGAATCACCAGCGGAAAGCCCCACGTCATGGAACTCACGCGTGCATCATCCATTTGCATATCCACACGAAATGTCAGATTTTGATGCTTCTGTGGACTCTCCAATTGGCAGTCCTGCATCTTGGAATTCTCATTTGCTTACCCAGACGGAAGCAGATGTAGCACCAATGAGGAAGAAATGGGGAAGTGCCCAGAGACCTTTTCTTGTTGCCAATTCATCCCATAATCAATCTCGCAAGGATGTCACAAAAGGATTTAAGCGACTTTTAAGGTTTGGAAAGAAAAATCGTGGAACAGATAGTTTGGCTGATTGGATATCCGCTACAACTTCTGAAGGAGATGATGACACGGAAGATGGCCGAGATCCTGCGAATCGATCATCAGATGATGTAAGAAAGTCTAGAATGGCATTTTCCCATGGTCAACCCTCCGATGACGGATTCAACGAGAGCGACTTGTTCAATGGACATG TTCAAGCCTTAAATAGCTCCATACCTACCCCTCCAGCAAACTTCAAATTGAGGGAGGAGCATATGTCAGGAAGCTCCATTAAAG CGCCGAGATCATTTTTCTCGCTCTCATCATTCCGAAGCAAGGGAAGTGAGTCAAAGCCCAGGTGA
- the LOC120004145 gene encoding dormancy-associated protein homolog 4-like isoform X1 produces MGFLHKLWDETLAGPAPDTGLGKLRKYDSFKLPPSSTATTTSPPSHHRDHNHIAVTRSISIIRTTSNLAVDPGSPPDSPAGSAATPTTPMSPAGTPRADFKRLMRRKSPAEALESAESRSPIIYDWIVMSALDC; encoded by the exons ATGGGGTTTCTTCATAAGCTATGGGACGAAACGCTAGCCGGACCAGCTCCGGACACCGGCCTTGGCAAGCTACGCAAGTATGATTCTTTCAAACTCCCGCCCTCCTCCACTGCTACCACTACATCTCCTCCCTCTCATCATCGTGATCACAATCATATTGCTGTAACAAGGAGTATTAGTATTATTAGGACTACTTCCAACCTCGCCGTCGATCCGGGTTCGCCGCCTGATTCTCCGGCGGGTTCTGCTGCGACTCCTACAACTCCCATGTCAC CAGCTGGGACTCCTCGAGCGGATTTCAAGAGGTTGATGAGGAGAAAATCGCCAGCTGAAGCATTAGAAAGCGCTGAATCAAGAAGTCCGATTATTTACGATTG GATTGTAATGAGTGCATTGGATTGTTGA
- the LOC120004145 gene encoding dormancy-associated protein homolog 4-like isoform X2, with translation MGFLHKLWDETLAGPAPDTGLGKLRKYDSFKLPPSSTATTTSPPSHHRDHNHIAVTRSISIIRTTSNLAVDPGSPPDSPAGSAATPTTPMSPGTPRADFKRLMRRKSPAEALESAESRSPIIYDWIVMSALDC, from the exons ATGGGGTTTCTTCATAAGCTATGGGACGAAACGCTAGCCGGACCAGCTCCGGACACCGGCCTTGGCAAGCTACGCAAGTATGATTCTTTCAAACTCCCGCCCTCCTCCACTGCTACCACTACATCTCCTCCCTCTCATCATCGTGATCACAATCATATTGCTGTAACAAGGAGTATTAGTATTATTAGGACTACTTCCAACCTCGCCGTCGATCCGGGTTCGCCGCCTGATTCTCCGGCGGGTTCTGCTGCGACTCCTACAACTCCCATGTCAC CTGGGACTCCTCGAGCGGATTTCAAGAGGTTGATGAGGAGAAAATCGCCAGCTGAAGCATTAGAAAGCGCTGAATCAAGAAGTCCGATTATTTACGATTG GATTGTAATGAGTGCATTGGATTGTTGA
- the LOC120004145 gene encoding dormancy-associated protein homolog 4-like isoform X3 — translation MGFLHKLWDETLAGPAPDTGLGKLRKYDSFKLPPSSTATTTSPPSHHRDHNHIAVTRSISIIRTTSNLAVDPGSPPDSPAGSAATPTTPMSPAGTPRADFKRLMRRKSPAEALESAESRRL, via the exons ATGGGGTTTCTTCATAAGCTATGGGACGAAACGCTAGCCGGACCAGCTCCGGACACCGGCCTTGGCAAGCTACGCAAGTATGATTCTTTCAAACTCCCGCCCTCCTCCACTGCTACCACTACATCTCCTCCCTCTCATCATCGTGATCACAATCATATTGCTGTAACAAGGAGTATTAGTATTATTAGGACTACTTCCAACCTCGCCGTCGATCCGGGTTCGCCGCCTGATTCTCCGGCGGGTTCTGCTGCGACTCCTACAACTCCCATGTCAC CAGCTGGGACTCCTCGAGCGGATTTCAAGAGGTTGATGAGGAGAAAATCGCCAGCTGAAGCATTAGAAAGCGCTGAATCAAGAA GATTGTAA
- the LOC120004145 gene encoding dormancy-associated protein homolog 4-like isoform X4, producing MGFLHKLWDETLAGPAPDTGLGKLRKYDSFKLPPSSTATTTSPPSHHRDHNHIAVTRSISIIRTTSNLAVDPGSPPDSPAGSAATPTTPMSPGTPRADFKRLMRRKSPAEALESAESRRL from the exons ATGGGGTTTCTTCATAAGCTATGGGACGAAACGCTAGCCGGACCAGCTCCGGACACCGGCCTTGGCAAGCTACGCAAGTATGATTCTTTCAAACTCCCGCCCTCCTCCACTGCTACCACTACATCTCCTCCCTCTCATCATCGTGATCACAATCATATTGCTGTAACAAGGAGTATTAGTATTATTAGGACTACTTCCAACCTCGCCGTCGATCCGGGTTCGCCGCCTGATTCTCCGGCGGGTTCTGCTGCGACTCCTACAACTCCCATGTCAC CTGGGACTCCTCGAGCGGATTTCAAGAGGTTGATGAGGAGAAAATCGCCAGCTGAAGCATTAGAAAGCGCTGAATCAAGAA GATTGTAA
- the LOC120004382 gene encoding auxin-responsive protein SAUR78-like — protein sequence MAKTGKLRKLKSAIKRWPSLSKLGCASSSIAAASSETEDNPIAAAAEQQEELQAVYVGKSRRRYLLSWDTICHPLFQELIERSGGFNNGDDDDSNEVVVACEVVLFEHLLWMLDNGGSDQLDELVDFYTC from the coding sequence ATGGCCAAAACTGGCAAACTAAGGAAGCTAAAGTCAGCAATTAAGAGATGGCCGTCTCTCAGTAAGCTTGGTTGCGCGAGCAGTTCGATAGCGGCAGCATCATCAGAGACAGAAGACAACCCGATTGCCGCGGCGGCGGAGCAGCAGGAAGAGCTTCAGGCGGTTTATGTTGGGAAGTCTAGGAGGAGGTATTTGTTGAGCTGGGATACCATTTGTCATCCTTTATTCCAAGAGCTTATAGAGAGGTCAGGTGGGTTTAacaatggtgatgatgatgatagtaACGAAGTTGTGGTTGCTTGTGAGGTTGTTTTATTCGAGCACTTGTTGTGGATGCTTGATAATGGCGGTTCTGATCAATTGGACGAGCTTGTTGATTTCTACACTTGTTGA
- the LOC120003836 gene encoding 40S ribosomal protein SA-like: METTTTSAAARQLSQKETDIQLMLAAEVHLGTKNCDFQMDRYVFKRRNDGIYIINLGKTWEKLQLAARVIVAVENPQDIIVQSARPYGQRAVLKFAQYTGAHAIAGRHTPGTFTNQLQTSFNEPRLLILTDPRTDHQPIKEAALGNIPTIAFCDTDSPMGHVDIGIPANNKGKHSIGCLFWLLARMVLQMRGTIRPGHKWDVMVDLFFYREPEEAKQQEEEAVAAIDYPPPTDFAADQWTGAPIGDQWTDVPHAPIPTAPGVSWSADAAPIVDNDWVVAQPQLSAPGLDTVAAPPVPEAEWN, encoded by the exons ATGGAGACCACCACAACATCAGCGGCTGCACGGCAGCTGTCTCAGAAAGAGACGGATATCCAGCTCATGCTGGCTGCAGAGGTCCATCTCGGCACTAAGAATTGTGACTTCCAGATGGACCGCTATGTCTTCAAGCGCCGCAATGACG GAATTTATATCATAAACTTGGGTAAGACATGGGAAAAACTCCAGCTTGCTGCCAGGGTTATCGTAGCAGTTGAGAACCCTCAGGACATTATTGTTCAGTCTGCCAGGCCCTATGGTCAGAGAGCAGTGTTGAAGTTTGCCCAGTACACTGGTGCTCACGCAATTGCTGGAAGGCACACCCCTGGAACATTCACCAACCAGCTGCAGACCTCTTTCAATGAGCCTCGCCTCCTAATCCTCACAGATCCAAGGACTGATCACCAG CCCATTAAGGAGGCAGCTCTTGGGAATATACCGACTATTGCATTCTGTGACACAGATTCCCCAATGGGACATGTCGATATTGGAATACCTGCAAATAACAAGGGGAAGCATAGCATTGGCTGCCTCTTTTGGCTTTTAGCCAGGATGGTTTTGCAAATGCGTGGCACAATTCGTCCAGGGCACAAGTGGGATGTTATG GTGGATTTATTTTTCTACAGGGAGCCTGAGGAAGCCAAgcagcaagaagaagaagctgttGCTGCTATTGATTATCCTCCTCCAACTGACTTTGCAGCTGATCAATGGACTGGTGCTCCAATTGGCGACCAATGGACTGATGTTCCACATGCTCCTATTCCTACTGCCCCTGGTGTCAGCTGGTCAGCAGATGCAG CACCAATTGTAGATAATGACTGGGTTGTAGCTCAGCCACAATTATCGGCACCTGGATTGGACACTGTTGCTGCTCCTCCTGTTCCTGAGGCTGAGTGGAATTGA